Proteins from a single region of Palaemon carinicauda isolate YSFRI2023 chromosome 1, ASM3689809v2, whole genome shotgun sequence:
- the LOC137649890 gene encoding sex-determining region Y protein-like: protein MLPQSLQEISIDHPLSTGVPFGSLAVNENSATPYSDATQTKKHPPNHIKRPMNAFMVWSQMERREIVKFAPDTHNAEISKQLGRRWKLLSEEQRRPYRDEAERLKKLHMREYPDYKYRPRKKSKDPLKGVCERNGGKVAKVHQMNNICKEFANNIKSSKDSTVGKTQLDPQSAEDQVGWSLPLTPTSPPRVPTSPTTSDLPDSPESAFNFDDNNFNRSTNMNNYNTTSTTSPQKYNKRNEGLLHTNSNMTSSYSYHSVVPSHPPPLSHMSSSCSYNLPQRHPYQPGYYQEHKLAHSYLKPIDSARYMKQEQEYAEQLALQQQQHHQQELEYHQQHSCLYSPVSNQTSFFNTSNTQHRQHQHQQHHQRHQHHQEHQRHHQQHQHQRHQHSGPPPAIKVEAPEAHPATLDDLDNIGVTELIPMTSDLKVELESLADLGYESAGSASSTWNNVGVTSTTPSNVLADFEIMNAWINS, encoded by the coding sequence acgAAGAAACACCCGCCGAATCATATCAAGCGGCCCATGAATGCTTTCATGGTCTGGTCGCAAATGGAGCGAAGGGAGATAGTCAAGTTCGCGCCTGACACGCACAACGCCGAAATCTCCAAGCAACTTGGTAGGCGATGGAAGCTCCTGTCGGAGGAACAGCGACGCCCCTACAGGGATGAAGCGGAGAGGCTTAAAAAACTCCATATGCGGGAATACCCCGATTACAAGTACCGACCTCGCAAGAAATCCAAAGATCCTCTCAAAGGCGTCTGTGAAAGAAACGGTGGGAAGGTGGCCAAAGTTCATCAGATGAATAACATCTGCAAGGAATTTGCCAATAATATAAAATCCAGTAAAGATTCAACAGTCGGAAAGACCCAGTTGGACCCTCAATCAGCCGAAGACCAGGTCGGTTGGTCTTTGCCTCTGACCCCAACCTCGCCCCCTAGAGTCCCTACTAGTCCTACAACCTCCGACCTCCCAGATTCGCCCGAGAGCGCCTTCAACTTTGACGATAATAATTTCAACAGAAGCACCAACATGAACAACTATAACACCACTTCAACAACATCGCCGCAGAAATATAACAAACGAAACGAGGGTCTTCTTCACACGAACTCCAATATGACGTCCTCCTACTCGTACCACAGTGTTGTTCCATCTCACCCACCGCCTCTCAGCCACATGTCTAGTAGCTGTAGTTACAACTTGCCCCAAAGACATCCCTACCAGCCCGGATACTACCAAGAGCACAAACTAGCGCACAGTTACCTGAAACCTATAGACAGTGCCAGATATATGAAACAGGAGCAGGAATATGCCGAACAGCTGGCGTTACAACAACAGCAGCACCACCAGCAAGAACTCGAGTACCACCAGCAACACTCTTGCCTTTACTCTCCAGTAAGCAACCAAACTTCCTTCTTCAACACCTCCAATACTCAGCATCGCCAGCACCAGCACCAGCAACACCATCAGCGTCACCAACACCACCAGGAACACCAACGACATCACCAACAGCATCAGCACCAGAGGCACCAACATTCTGGGCCCCCACCCGCCATTAAAGTGGAGGCCCCCGAGGCCCATCCGGCAACGTTAGATGATCTGGATAACATTGGCGTCACCGAATTGATTCCAATGACCTCTGACCTCAAAGTGGAACTGGAATCATTAGCCGATCTCGGTTACGAATCGGCGGGATCGGCTTCCAGCACTTGGAACAACGTTGGAGTTACATCCACCACCCCTTCCAACGTTTTGGCCGACTTCGAAATAATGAACGCCTGGATAAATTCTTGA